Proteins from one Coffea arabica cultivar ET-39 chromosome 8c, Coffea Arabica ET-39 HiFi, whole genome shotgun sequence genomic window:
- the LOC140013508 gene encoding uncharacterized protein, which yields MTEDKEMKEQITEYKILVDDLKNEDINLPENFATSMLIEKLSKSWIDYKNNLKHKQKNYTIDKLVKHILIEDSNRKELRTVKAKEMAFKASPIQSNNKRYANKFQNYKSNNPNFKKKKGICYICEKPEHHATKCRHRKKCDKANGNPPKVNLVERDDIIATVISQANIVTNVKELVVDSRTTRYICANQETFSSYTPIEDDEEVIYLGESRTAKVLDKGKVLLKLTSGKILTLNDVLHVLNIRTNLISVALLGKVGVKVSFESDKIVMAKNNVFVGKNYYNQ from the coding sequence ATGACAGAagacaaagaaatgaaagaacaaATCACGGAGTACAAAATACTAGTCGATGATCTAAAAAATGAAGACATAAATTTGCCTGAAAATTTTGCTACTAGCATGCTAATTGAAAAGCTGTCCAAATCGTGGATTGActacaaaaataatttaaagcACAAGCAGAAAAATTACACCATTGATAAGCTCGTGAAACATATTCTGATTGAAGACTCCAACAGGAAGGAGTTAAGGACTGTCAAAGCAAAGGAGATGGCTTTCAAAGCTAGCCCGATTCAAAGCAACAATAAAAGGTATGCCAATAAATTCCAGAATTACAAGTCCAATAATCCCaactttaagaaaaagaaaggcattTGCTATATTTGTGAAAAACCAGAACACCATGCTACTAAATGCAGGCACAGAAAGAAATGTGACAAAGCAAATGGCAATCCTCCTAAAGTTAATTTAGTCGAAAGGGATGATATAATTGCTACAGTCATCTCTCAAGCTAACATTGTAACCAATGTAAAAGAGTTGGTAGTAGACTCTAGAACTACTCGATACATATgtgcaaatcaagaaacattttCCTCCTATACTCCAATAGAGGATGATGAAGAGGTGATCTATCTTGGAGAGTCACGAACTGCTAAAGTTCTAGATAAGGGCAAAGTTCTCTTGAAACTCACTTCAGGAAAAATTTTGACCCTCAATGATGTACTGCATGTGCTGAATATTCGGACAAATCTGATTTCTGTAGCATTGTTAGGAAAAGTTGGGGTGAAAGTGTCATTTGAATCTGATAAGATTGTAATGGCCAAAAACAATGTTTTTGTGGGCAAGAACTACTATAATCAGTGA